A window of Microbacterium sp. Root61 genomic DNA:
AGATCGCCACGACGCTGTCGGGGGCGATCGGCGCGACGCGCTGGCCCGGTCCTGACGGGGAGAAGTTCTCGCACGAATGGAGCAACCAGCACCGCGCGACTCTGGTGCGTGCCGGCGGCTACCTGTCCACGGCCTCGCAGACGATCGCGCGCAACGCGGCCGACCAGGAGCAGACCAGCGCGGCCTCCGGGGGTGCATTCCCGGGCGGGGCGAACCCCGGGCTCGGACTCGACGGGGGCGGCGGCGGAGTCAGCGACCGTCCGGACAATCCGAACCTGAGCGACGGGCTCGGCGACTACGAAGACCTCGACGGGCCGATCGACTTCTCGGACGACGCCCTCAACCCGACTCAGATCAACCAGGGCGCCGTGGGCGATTGCTGGCTGCTGGCATCGATGGGCAGCGTCGCCGGCTTCGACCCCGATTTCATCCGCGACCACATGTGGCAGAACCCGGACGGCACGTGGACCGTCAAGATGTACAACGACGGTGAGCCGGTGTACATCCAGGTGGAGCCGACCGTGCCGGAGAACGGGGTGAAGGACTCGGACGGCGGCGATTCCTGGGCTTCCATCTATGAGAAGGCCGCCGCGGAGTACTTCGGCGGCTCGTATGCCGACATCGACGGGGACTGGCCGGATCGCGCGCTCGAGGCGATCACCGGCCAGCCTTCCCAGAACCTCGGCGAGGCGTCGTTCGACGACATCGAGCAGGCGTTGGATGACGGCCCGGTCGTGGTGACCACCGAGAACAAGGACAAGCGACTCTGGTTCTTCGGCGATGTCGTGGACGACCAGGATCGCATCGTCCCGAACCACGCGTACATGGTGCGCGACGTGTTCACCATGATCGAAGAGGACGGGTCCAGCCAGCGTTACATCGAGGTGACCAACCCGTGGGGGCCGAACGGCGGCGACCGCTACGGAACATACATCTTCACCGAGCAGGAGTACCTCGACAACTTCGACCGGGTCTACACCGGGTCGATGGGAGACTGACGTCATGGCGGACGAGACGATCACGGCTATCCAGGGCTCCCAGCCGACCGTTGCCGGGCTGCGGATCGGGATCATGGATGCCGCCACCTTCGACGGCGTCTCGAAGGCACGCCTGCTGCTGCGCCCGCCAGGGCAGGACATCCAGGTCGTGCTCGCCGTCGGCGAAACCCACGACCTCACCGGGGTCGGCTCGGTGACACTCGTGAGCGTCGCGGCCGACGACCCGCAGGCGCGACCGCAGGTCACGCTCCGCGTGGTGTCCGACTAGCCCGGGACTCAGCCCGCGAGCACCACTCGCAGCTGCTCGACGGCCCAGTCCAACTCGGTCGCCCGCACCACCAGCGGCGGCGCGATGCGGATGGTCTGACCGTGCGTGTCCTTGACGAGAACGCCTCGGCCGAGCAGCCGCTCGGCGACCTGACGGCCCGTGCCGACGGACGGGTCGATGTCGACGCCCGCCCACAGTCCTGCGACGCGGATGCCGGTGACCCCGTGTCCGACGAGCTCGGTGAGCTTTGTCTCGAGGTGCGCGCCGAGGGTGCGGGCGCGCTTCTGGAAGTCGCCGGTCGCCAGCAGTTCGACGACGCGCAGCCCGACCGCCGCGGCCAGAGGGTTGCCGCCGAACGTCGAGCCGTGCTCGCCGGGGCGGATCACACCGAGGATCTCCGCGTCGGCCACGACGGCGGACAGCGGAAGGATGCCGCCACCCAACGCCTTGCCGAGCAGGTACACATCCGGCACGACGCCTTCGCGGTCGCACGCGAACGTCTCTCCGACACGGCCGAGGCCCGACTGGATCTCGTCCGCGATGAACAGGACGTTGTTGCGCGTGCAGATCTCGCGCACGGCGCGGAGGTAGCCGTCCGGCGGCATGATGACGCCGGCCTCGCCCTGGATGGGCTCGATCAGCACGGCCGCGGTGTGCGGGGTGATCGCGGCTTCGATGGCCTCGGCATCTCCGAACGGCACCTGCGTGAAGCCCGGGGCGTACGGCCCGAAGTCGTCACGCGCCTGCGGGTCGTCGCTGAAGCCGACGATGGTCGTGGTGCGGCCGTGGAAGTTGCCCTGCGCCACGACGACGGTCGCGGCATCCGCCGGGATCCCCTTGACGCGGTAGCCCCACGCGCGGGCGACCTTGATGCCGGTCTCGACGGCCTCGGCCCCCGTGTTCATCGGGAGGACGAGGTCTTTGCCGCAGAGCTCGGCGAGCGCCGCGGCGAAGGGCCCGAGCTGGTCGTTGTGGTACGCGCGGCTCGTGAGGGTGAGGCGGTCCAGCTGCTCGCGCGCGACGGCGAGGATCGCGGGATGCCCGTGCCCGAAGTTGAGCGCCGAGTACGCCGACAGCAGATCGAGGTACCGCTTGCCCTCCACGTCCGTCACCCAGACGCCCTCGCCGGAGGCGATGACCACGGGCAGCGGGTGGTAGTTGTGCGCGACGTGCTGCTCTTCGGCGCCGATGATGCGGATCGTGCCGGTGTCGACGGCGGGGGTCGCGGCGCTCATCGGGCGGGCCCGCGCAGTTCGAGCGTGCAGCACTTGATGCCGCCACCGCCGAGCAGGAGCTCGGACAGGTCGATGAGGATCGGGTTGTAACCGCGCTCGCGCAGCTGGACCTCGAAGCCCTTGGCACGCGGGGAGATGATGACGTTGTAGCCGTCGCTCGCGGAGTTCAGCCCGAACACCGACCCGTCCTCATCCGACACGCGGATCGCCTCGGGGTAGCGCTCGGCGAGGATCGCCTGGCTCGCCTCGTCGAACGCCGACGGGAGGTAGGCGATGTTCGCGTGCTCGGGGCCGCCGTGCTCCACGCCCTGCACCGGGTCGAGCACCGCGATCGCGGTGTCGAGGTGGTAGAAGCGCGGGTCCACGAGGGTCAGCGAGACGACCTCGCGACCGAACACCTCGCCGATCTCGCGGTGGCTGTCGCCCGTGGAGCGGAAGCCGGTGCCGGCCAGGATCGCGTCGCCGACGAGGAGGAAGTCGCCTTCGCCCTCGTTGACCTCGACGGGCTCGCGCACGTCGTAGCCGCGGTCGCGGAACCAGTCCATGAACGCCGGGCCTTCGGGGCCGCGCTCGCGGAAGCGGAACTTCGCGCCGTACGCGATGCCGTCGATGAGGAACCCGCCGTTGGCCGTGTAGACCATGTCGGGCAGGCCGGCGATCGGGTCGATGAGCTCGACCTCGTGGCCGAGCTTCAGGTACATGTCGTACAGCGTCTGCCACTGCGCGACGGCCACGGCGGTGTCGGTCGGGTTGGCGGGCTGCATCCACGGGTTGATCGTGTAGCTGACCGTGAAGTGCTCCGGTCGGCACATCAGGTACTTCCGGTGCTGGGCGGTGCGGGCCGGCGCCTGGGCGGGGGACACGGCTTCGGCGGTGTTGTGCGTCGTCATCGAATGCTCCTCGAGATAGAGGCGGCGGCGGACGCTGTCCTAGGGGCCCGCCGGCCCTTCACCGCGCTCGCAGAGGAGCGTTGAAGGGAGGCGACACGGGCACGCCGCATTCAGTATCTCACGAGCCCCCACACCGGGTGAGGAATTCTTCGACGGTCGGGATGCCGCGTCGAGTCTCGTCGCCCCGATCCGCGAGCGAACGCGGCGAGCCGAAACGCCGAGCGCACCGTCTACCCGCTGACCAGAACCTTGCCCGAGGCGTGGCCGGCATCGACGTGCGCGAGCGCGGCGCCCGCCTCCGCGAACGGATACGTTCGCTCGATGACCGGGGTGATCCGATGCTCGGCGGCCCGCACGAGAAGCTCGGCAAGCACGTCGGGGCGGAAGGTCGCCGCCAATGGGCGCACCGGCCGTTTCGACCCGATCGACCGCAGCATGGCCGCGATCAGCCGCGGGATCGGACCGAGCAGTCGGCCGCCCTCCCCCGCCACGAGCACGACGGATCCCCCGTCGCGCACGAGCCGCTGCAGCACGCGCAGCGGCGCCGTGCCGGCGATGTCGATGACGACGTCGAACGAGCCCGCCGGCAGCTCGGCCGACCCGGGCTGGACGCGGCGGTAGTCGAACGTGCGCTCCGCACCCAGACCCTCGACCATCGCGCGGTTGCGCTCTCCGCACGACGCCCACACGGTCGCGCTGCGGTCGACGGCGAGCTGCACCACGAAAGTTCCGACGCCGCCCGATGCCCCGATGACCAGGATGCGCTGACCGGATGCCGCGCCCCCGCGTTCCAGGGCCAGCCATGCCGTGCCGCCGGCGACCGGCAGCGCCGCGGCTGTCGCGGGGTCCACCGCAGCGGGCCGGTGCACGAGTCGGGCCACCGGAGCCAGCGCGTACTCCGCAAGTCCGCCGCCGGGGAGCTCACCGACGACCTCGTCGCCGGGCGCGAACTCGGTCACCCCAGCGCCGATGCGCACGACGGTCGCCGCGACGTCCATCCCCCGGACGCCCTGCTTCGGACGCCGCAGACCGAACGCCATGCGCAGCAGCAGCGGCTCACCACGCATGACGCGCACGTCGCCGGAGT
This region includes:
- a CDS encoding C2 family cysteine protease, translating into MSFYGADVTDLHRLAESLERSAQSLQEIATTLSGAIGATRWPGPDGEKFSHEWSNQHRATLVRAGGYLSTASQTIARNAADQEQTSAASGGAFPGGANPGLGLDGGGGGVSDRPDNPNLSDGLGDYEDLDGPIDFSDDALNPTQINQGAVGDCWLLASMGSVAGFDPDFIRDHMWQNPDGTWTVKMYNDGEPVYIQVEPTVPENGVKDSDGGDSWASIYEKAAAEYFGGSYADIDGDWPDRALEAITGQPSQNLGEASFDDIEQALDDGPVVVTTENKDKRLWFFGDVVDDQDRIVPNHAYMVRDVFTMIEEDGSSQRYIEVTNPWGPNGGDRYGTYIFTEQEYLDNFDRVYTGSMGD
- the rocD gene encoding ornithine--oxo-acid transaminase → MSAATPAVDTGTIRIIGAEEQHVAHNYHPLPVVIASGEGVWVTDVEGKRYLDLLSAYSALNFGHGHPAILAVAREQLDRLTLTSRAYHNDQLGPFAAALAELCGKDLVLPMNTGAEAVETGIKVARAWGYRVKGIPADAATVVVAQGNFHGRTTTIVGFSDDPQARDDFGPYAPGFTQVPFGDAEAIEAAITPHTAAVLIEPIQGEAGVIMPPDGYLRAVREICTRNNVLFIADEIQSGLGRVGETFACDREGVVPDVYLLGKALGGGILPLSAVVADAEILGVIRPGEHGSTFGGNPLAAAVGLRVVELLATGDFQKRARTLGAHLETKLTELVGHGVTGIRVAGLWAGVDIDPSVGTGRQVAERLLGRGVLVKDTHGQTIRIAPPLVVRATELDWAVEQLRVVLAG
- the ddaH gene encoding dimethylargininase; this translates as MTTHNTAEAVSPAQAPARTAQHRKYLMCRPEHFTVSYTINPWMQPANPTDTAVAVAQWQTLYDMYLKLGHEVELIDPIAGLPDMVYTANGGFLIDGIAYGAKFRFRERGPEGPAFMDWFRDRGYDVREPVEVNEGEGDFLLVGDAILAGTGFRSTGDSHREIGEVFGREVVSLTLVDPRFYHLDTAIAVLDPVQGVEHGGPEHANIAYLPSAFDEASQAILAERYPEAIRVSDEDGSVFGLNSASDGYNVIISPRAKGFEVQLRERGYNPILIDLSELLLGGGGIKCCTLELRGPAR
- a CDS encoding NAD(P)-dependent alcohol dehydrogenase, whose product is MDSSSARPTALPTDTMAEWRQTEYGHADAVTLTRGEVPSPGRGEVLVRVRAVSLNSGDVRVMRGEPLLLRMAFGLRRPKQGVRGMDVAATVVRIGAGVTEFAPGDEVVGELPGGGLAEYALAPVARLVHRPAAVDPATAAALPVAGGTAWLALERGGAASGQRILVIGASGGVGTFVVQLAVDRSATVWASCGERNRAMVEGLGAERTFDYRRVQPGSAELPAGSFDVVIDIAGTAPLRVLQRLVRDGGSVVLVAGEGGRLLGPIPRLIAAMLRSIGSKRPVRPLAATFRPDVLAELLVRAAEHRITPVIERTYPFAEAGAALAHVDAGHASGKVLVSG